Proteins encoded in a region of the Streptomyces violaceoruber genome:
- a CDS encoding maleylpyruvate isomerase family mycothiol-dependent enzyme: protein MTDPELTAERGQGTGVWPLIRTERAALAADLAELTGEQWATPSLCAGLTVREVLAHLTAGASLNTVRWFAGVIRCRFDFDKQVAVRLAEQLGADPAETLARFRRVVPSTTKPPLPAIAMLGETLVHGEDIRRPLGIRHDYPVDVVTRVAEYYRGSDLVVVAKKRVGGLRLAADDGPFTTGSGPVVSGPTMALVMAMTGRESYCDDLEGDGVELLRDRCRTA, encoded by the coding sequence ATGACTGATCCGGAGCTGACCGCGGAACGTGGCCAAGGGACGGGCGTCTGGCCCTTGATCCGTACGGAGCGGGCGGCGCTGGCCGCCGATCTCGCGGAGCTGACCGGCGAGCAGTGGGCGACGCCGTCGCTGTGCGCCGGCCTGACGGTGCGCGAGGTGCTGGCGCATCTCACGGCGGGCGCGAGCCTCAACACCGTGCGCTGGTTCGCGGGCGTGATCCGCTGCCGGTTCGACTTCGACAAGCAGGTGGCCGTGCGGCTGGCCGAGCAGCTGGGCGCGGATCCGGCCGAGACGCTCGCCCGGTTCCGGCGCGTCGTGCCGAGCACCACCAAGCCGCCCCTGCCCGCCATCGCCATGCTGGGCGAGACGCTGGTGCACGGTGAGGACATCCGGCGTCCGCTGGGCATCCGCCACGACTACCCGGTCGACGTCGTCACGCGCGTGGCCGAGTATTACCGGGGCTCGGACCTCGTGGTCGTCGCCAAGAAGCGCGTCGGGGGGCTGAGACTGGCCGCGGACGACGGGCCCTTCACGACCGGCTCCGGGCCTGTCGTGTCCGGCCCCACCATGGCCCTGGTGATGGCCATGACCGGACGCGAGTCGTACTGCGACGACCTCGAAGGGGACGGTGTGGAACTCCTCCGCGACCGCTGCCGGACGGCGTGA
- a CDS encoding ATP-binding protein: protein MRPASTPRLPVTARVFVQRFSSTPRGARLARHLVVHRLDAWGVPYGSALSDTAALLVAELAANAVTHGRVPGRDIEVLLRLDAYTLRIDVSDSRGERRPTVTMVTAAPEAEHGRGLLLVEALADRWGVLDRVPVGKTVRAELDLLPRDQRSRTADDFARE, encoded by the coding sequence ATGAGACCAGCCTCCACTCCCCGACTCCCGGTCACCGCGCGTGTGTTCGTCCAGCGGTTCAGCTCCACCCCGCGCGGCGCCCGCCTGGCCCGGCATCTCGTCGTGCACCGACTGGACGCGTGGGGCGTCCCGTACGGCTCGGCTCTGTCCGACACGGCGGCGCTGCTCGTCGCGGAGCTGGCGGCGAACGCCGTGACGCACGGGCGGGTGCCGGGGCGGGACATCGAGGTGCTGCTGCGGCTGGACGCGTACACGCTGCGGATCGACGTCTCCGACAGCCGGGGTGAGCGCCGCCCGACGGTCACGATGGTCACGGCGGCCCCGGAGGCCGAGCACGGGCGGGGGCTGCTGCTCGTGGAGGCGCTGGCGGACCGGTGGGGCGTGCTGGACCGCGTACCCGTCGGCAAGACGGTCCGCGCGGAACTGGATCTGCTGCCCCGCGACCAGAGATCCCGCACGGCCGATGACTTCGCGCGGGAATGA
- a CDS encoding helix-turn-helix domain-containing protein: MTDGTGGAGEPEASDSLKAFGEVVKAFRKRAGLTQEEFAPQVRYSVPTVASIEQGRRFPPVDFVERAEAALDAFGALRGAARHLSRQPGLASWFRQWTRFEAEAVSLYTYECRVVPGLLQTEGYARAVSFSVPPLPAEQEMNDRITARMARHELLATSRTPPTAFSFIVEQAVLERGTGGEEVTRELYDHLLGVIERHWNVELQLMPLRQPVHAGLDGPMRLAETPDNQWFGYSEGQENGRLITDRKEISRLHQRYAKMRSQALTPEDSVGLLRRMRGAL; the protein is encoded by the coding sequence ATGACGGACGGTACGGGCGGCGCGGGTGAACCGGAGGCGTCGGACAGCCTCAAGGCGTTCGGCGAGGTCGTCAAGGCCTTCCGCAAACGGGCGGGACTGACCCAGGAGGAGTTCGCGCCACAAGTGCGGTACTCGGTGCCGACGGTGGCCTCCATCGAGCAGGGGCGACGGTTCCCTCCGGTGGACTTCGTGGAGCGCGCGGAGGCAGCCCTCGACGCGTTCGGCGCGCTGCGAGGTGCGGCACGGCACCTGTCGCGGCAACCAGGGCTGGCCAGCTGGTTCCGGCAGTGGACGCGGTTCGAGGCGGAGGCGGTGAGTCTGTATACCTATGAATGCCGGGTGGTGCCGGGGTTGTTGCAGACGGAGGGGTACGCGCGGGCGGTGTCGTTCAGCGTGCCGCCGCTGCCCGCCGAGCAGGAGATGAACGACCGGATCACGGCGCGCATGGCCCGGCACGAACTCCTCGCGACGAGCCGGACCCCTCCGACGGCGTTCAGCTTCATTGTGGAGCAGGCGGTCCTGGAGCGCGGCACCGGTGGCGAGGAGGTGACGCGCGAGCTGTACGACCACCTGCTGGGCGTGATCGAGCGCCACTGGAACGTGGAGCTGCAACTGATGCCGCTGCGGCAGCCGGTGCATGCAGGGCTGGACGGCCCGATGCGGTTGGCGGAGACGCCGGACAACCAGTGGTTCGGTTACTCAGAGGGACAGGAGAACGGGCGGTTGATCACTGATCGCAAGGAGATCAGCCGACTTCACCAGCGCTATGCCAAGATGCGTTCACAGGCCCTGACCCCCGAGGACTCCGTGGGCCTGTTGAGGCGAATGCGAGGAGCGCTATGA
- a CDS encoding DUF397 domain-containing protein, with translation MNTSDLAWFKSSYSGSQGDDCVEVAMTWHKSSYSSGSDGDCVEVASCPDTVHVRDSKVRDGDQLTVSPTAWTRFLTYTTDR, from the coding sequence ATGAACACGTCCGACCTGGCCTGGTTCAAGAGCAGTTACAGCGGCTCCCAAGGCGACGACTGCGTCGAAGTGGCGATGACGTGGCACAAGTCCAGCTACAGCAGCGGGAGTGACGGCGACTGCGTCGAGGTGGCCTCCTGCCCTGACACCGTGCACGTCCGTGATTCCAAGGTCCGGGACGGGGACCAGCTCACCGTCTCCCCCACGGCGTGGACCCGCTTCCTCACGTACACGACCGACCGCTGA
- a CDS encoding cellulase family glycosylhydrolase: MRKPRSTLITTAGMAFAAVLGLLFALAGPSAGRAEAAAGGIHVSNGRVVEGNGSVFVMRGVNHAYTWYPDRTGSIADIAAKGANTVRVVLSSGGRWTKTSASEVSALIGQCKANKVICVLEVHDTTGYGEDGAATSLDQAADYWVSVKSALEGQEDYVVVNIGNEPFGNTNYTAWTDATKSAIGKLRGAGLDHALMVDAPNWGQDWSGTMRSNAASVFASDPDRNTVFSVHMYGVYDTAAEVRDYLNAFVGSGLPIVVGEFGDQHSDGNPDEDAIMATAQSLGVGYLGWSWSGNGGGVEYLDMVNGFDPNSLTSWGNRIFYGSNGIAATSRTATVYGGGGGSTGGTAPNGYPYCVNGGASDPDGDGWGWENSRSCVVRGSAADH; the protein is encoded by the coding sequence CGCCGGTCCTTCCGCCGGAAGGGCGGAGGCCGCGGCCGGTGGCATCCACGTCAGCAACGGACGTGTCGTCGAGGGCAACGGCAGCGTGTTCGTCATGCGCGGGGTCAACCACGCCTACACCTGGTATCCCGACCGCACCGGCTCCATCGCCGACATCGCGGCCAAGGGAGCCAACACCGTCCGCGTCGTGCTCAGCAGTGGCGGCCGCTGGACGAAGACGAGCGCGTCCGAGGTCTCGGCGCTCATCGGCCAGTGCAAGGCCAACAAGGTCATCTGCGTCCTTGAGGTGCACGACACCACCGGCTACGGCGAGGACGGCGCCGCGACCAGCCTGGACCAGGCGGCCGACTACTGGGTCAGTGTGAAGAGCGCGCTGGAGGGCCAGGAGGACTACGTCGTCGTCAACATCGGCAACGAACCCTTCGGCAACACCAACTACACCGCGTGGACCGACGCGACCAAGTCGGCCATCGGCAAGCTCCGCGGCGCCGGCCTCGACCACGCCCTGATGGTCGACGCGCCCAACTGGGGCCAGGACTGGTCCGGCACGATGCGGTCCAACGCGGCCTCGGTCTTCGCCTCCGACCCCGACCGCAACACCGTCTTCTCCGTCCACATGTACGGGGTCTACGACACCGCCGCCGAGGTGCGGGACTACCTGAACGCCTTCGTCGGCAGCGGACTGCCCATCGTCGTCGGTGAGTTCGGCGACCAGCACAGTGACGGCAACCCCGACGAGGACGCCATCATGGCGACGGCCCAGTCCCTCGGCGTCGGCTACCTCGGCTGGTCCTGGAGCGGCAACGGCGGCGGCGTCGAGTACCTCGACATGGTCAACGGCTTCGACCCGAACTCGCTGACGAGCTGGGGCAACCGCATCTTCTACGGCAGCAACGGCATCGCCGCGACGTCCAGGACGGCCACCGTGTACGGCGGTGGCGGCGGCAGCACGGGCGGCACCGCGCCCAACGGTTACCCGTACTGCGTGAACGGCGGTGCGTCCGACCCGGACGGTGACGGGTGGGGCTGGGAGAACAGCCGGTCCTGCGTCGTCCGGGGCAGCGCGGCGGACCACTGA